Proteins encoded by one window of Cyprinus carpio isolate SPL01 chromosome B6, ASM1834038v1, whole genome shotgun sequence:
- the nfil3-5 gene encoding nuclear factor, interleukin 3 regulated, member 5, whose product MESLNLPTQDNGSSLETLETFSNYSESLPSPQITSPPRQGRLIKPKPNMTCRRKREFISDEKKDASYWEKRRKNNEAAKRSREKRRLNDMVLENRVMALNEENVRLKTELLQLKLRFGLISSASYREKTQQISNATEAATNGANGTGATSGNPYYSSSGYSSASQVMMNSDSSEAEQPTRSERHTMLHKYSPRGSLSDMSDGSSRDSPEPINFDIKHESSGMDINRLEASVLNGMFNDHQSLGRLENHQAQEMEHQEGVNNPAPPSTTPQRSVILFRSGSSSYPVESQRVEDMDQQVASQTQQNGQITHFTQTGCNLPIRPDGLETLSEVAQQLARRSLDSPSYEFKAGAGESRRFVIQQQDLSIQGQCRSQVQEGTPNSFAPDLVNEAGKAHVYQRSNPYLGTLSEEPPVLTYEGCPKADGFYQEHSSSGKDTSSSDGDPRSSDKEASTDDESPSSSSSDTGGYHAIHQSASSPTMVTSDAYQYGDYQGEMKGTALPHKLRLKYRALSNSGSQDVPATTAATSPDSALPQHPYLALAQVNQQQGSSSGSKEGESETTDELWTQQSPSREKEEEWKENGKRSSGGRGSRNKKRD is encoded by the coding sequence ATGGAAAGCCTAAATCTTCCTACCCAAGACAACGGTTCCAGTTTGGAAACGTTAGAAACGTTCTCAAACTACAGTGAGAGTTTACCATCACCTCAAATCACCAGCCCTCCTCGTCAAGGCCGACTAATAAAACCAAAACCCAACATGACCTGTCGGCGAAAGCGGGAGTTCATCTCAGATGAAAAGAAAGATGCATCCTACTGGGAAAAACGTCGCAAGAATAACGAGGCTGCCAAAAGGTCAAGGGAGAAGCGCCGGCTCAATGATATGGTGTTGGAGAACAGGGTAATGGCACTGAATGAGGAGAATGTGCGGCTGAAGACAGAACTCCTGCAATTGAAACTAAGATTTGGACTCATAAGCTCTGCCTCCTACAGGGAGAAGACACAGCAGATCAGCAATGCTACAGAGGCAGCGACTAATGGAGCTAATGGTACCGGAGCAACTTCCGGAAATCCATATTACTCAAGCAGTGGATACTCCAGTGCTTCTCAGGTCATGATGAACTCTGATTCCTCAGAGGCTGAGCAGCCGACCAGGAGTGAACGCCACACAATGTTACACAAGTACTCCCCACGTGGATCACTGTCTGACATGTCTGATGGATCTTCACGGGACAGTCCTGAACCTATCAACTTTGACATCAAACATGAGAGCTCTGGAATGGACATTAACAGGCTTGAGGCAAGTGTTCTTAATGGTATGTTCAATGACCATCAAAGTCTTGGACGACTGGAGAATCACCAAGCGCAAGAAATGGAACACCAAGAAGGTGTCAACAACCCAGCCCCTCCTTCCACCACACCCCAAAGAAGCGTCATTCTCTTTCGTTCCGGAAGCAGCTCCTACCCTGTTGAGAGCCAAAGGGTTGAGGACATGGATCAGCAGGTGGCATCCCAAACACAACAGAATGGGCAAATCACTCATTTTACTCAAACAGGGTGCAATCTTCCAATAAGACCTGATGGTTTAGAGACTCTTTCAGAGGTGGCACAGCAGCTGGCCAGGAGGTCTTTGGATTCACCAAGCTATGAATTCAAGGCAGGTGCCGGGGAAAGTAGGCGGTTTGTCATACAGCAGCAAGACCTGAGCATTCAAGGACAATGCAGAAGTCAGGTTCAAGAGGGCACTCCCAATTCTTTTGCCCCAGATTTGGTCAACGAGGCTGGAAAAGCCCATGTATACCAGCGGTCCAATCCATACCTCGGCACTCTGAGCGAGGAGCCACCAGTGCTAACTTATGAAGGTTGTCCAAAAGCAGATGGCTTCTACCAAGAGCACTCCTCCTCAGGCAAGGACACCTCCTCTAGCGACGGAGACCCACGCAGCTCAGATAAGGAAGCCTCCACTGACGATGAATCtccctcatcctcttcctctgatACTGGTGGATATCATGCCATCCACCAGTCAGCATCCTCACCCACCATGGTCACCAGTGATGCTTACCAGTACGGAGACTACCAAGGTGAAATGAAAGGCACTGCTCTGCCACACAAGCTAAGACTCAAGTATAGAGCTCTATCTAATAGTGGCTCCCAAGACGTCCCGGCTACAACTGCTGCTACGTCACCTGATTCCGCTCTGCCTCAGCACCCGTACCTGGCGCTAGCGCAGGTTAACCAGCAGCAAGGCAGCAGCTCTGGAAGCAAGGAAGGGGAGAGTGAGACAACAGATGAACTTTGGACACAACAGTCTCCTTCCAGAGAGAAGGAAGAAGAATGGAAGGAAAATGGGAAGAGGAGCTCAGGAGGACGAGGTAGCAGAAACAAGAAACGTGACTGA